The following nucleotide sequence is from Salvia miltiorrhiza cultivar Shanhuang (shh) chromosome 7, IMPLAD_Smil_shh, whole genome shotgun sequence.
atACCTTAAATATCTATCACGCTCTTATCATGCGTAGCAAACGAGCCCTTCACATGACAATAACATTGCCCTAATGATTTCTTGATAGAGGTTTAATAATATCATCACAAAATGCACATTGGATGAATTATGAGAATGGTCAAGATTCTAAATAAGTAAAAGAAAATTGACAACTACATTCCTAAATCCATGCAGACAAACAAATAGATTCGCAAAGCCCAAGAAAAGCAAAGGAAACAAAACATTGTATAAAGCAACAGAAGCAACATTAAGAAAACCTAAAAAGAATAACACAAAAATGAAATCAAATCATATGTAGATATAAAAAAATGGTGGTTTCTGCTACAATTGCTGCTACGGACTAAACTTTCTCTTTATTTGGCCTTTCTTTATTATCCGCTTTAACTTTGTTGGCAAACACCAAATGCCAAAGGGGAAACAAATATTTACTCTTTTTTACcaaatctctctcctctctcactctctctctatctctctcatcGCTTTTGCTGACCAGCAAGGGGCAGGTCTTCGGGCAGGTCGTTTTAGGCATTCGACTGTAGCAAAACGACGTGCCCGTTGCCCCTCCTATCATGCTGGGCCGGCATTGGGGACTGGGGGCTTGGAAAACAAAGCAACACACACACCAAGAttggtgtgtgtgtgagtgagaTAGGAAGAAAGAAATGGCGTTAGTGCATCGCTTTATTCTGTTCAAATTCGTTGATGCTTTGCTGTTACTATTTTGCTGCTGAGAACGAGGCTGAGtttcaaggaaaaaaaaagttaaaattagaattgaaaaagaaacctctctctctctctctcataattGCATTGTCTTGTTCTTAAGCGAGTCTTGTCTCATACTCATATTTCAAGTCGGGGTTGTGAAGTTGGGCTCTTCTTCtactctctcactctctctcatacAGTCGCATTCAGTGAGTGTAATTGTGTTTGTGTGTGCACCATTTTCACCAAGAAAGAAAAGATTGAATCTTGTGAGAGAATAGAGATTCTTGCCCTGATGGTGGAATGCTGAAAGATTGAAGCTTTTCTCAAAATTGAGGATGCCCATTTGCAAATTTCgtttcttcttgcatcaaagTTGCGATTTTTTGAAGAATTCGAAGACAGAGAACATGAATTCTTGTTATTTTTGAGTTGATTTGAGCAAAAGATTAGATTTTTCTGGACtaggggggtgggggtggggtgcaAAGTTTGAAAGTTTACCTTATGAAGAAATAGTGTGCCAAGATGAAAGATGGAAATTCCAAGAAATCCAaggtttttttattattattttttgctgAATTGAATGtcatgttttgattttttattttcttatgctGAGGtgagtttgtttgtttgtttgtttttggtATCATTTGAAGCTCTCATGGTCCAAGAAATTGATCAGAAAATGGTTCAATATCAAGAGCAAAAGTGAGGAGTTTCAAGCTGATGAAGCTGTTTATGCAGGTGAGGGACATGTATTTTTCTAGTTTCTTGATATAGTAAATGTCGTtcaatttttttgtagtttctcCTCTTCTTTGATTGCCTCAATTATATGTATTTGTGATATCTATACCATTGGATGCTTCAAATGAAAACAAACAATTTGTTGATTTTCAACTCTCTTGTTTTGTCTTTCACTGGTTTGTCTTTATTGAAAAACAATCAAGATATAGTTGGTTCCtgtaaaaaattcatttttaacaaaaaacaagatatatttttttttttcacttcagCAGTTCTGTACAATTTGAACATAACCTTGATTGCAAAGGGATTCGCAAAGATCCACCTGCTATGGTGAATGCCTATGTTTGAATTTGCAGAGATTAAGGTGCTGTTTGATTTAGAGAATTGAGGTGTAATAAGTGAtataattttctctctctctctctctctaggtgGTGATGTTGAATGGAGGAACAGCTTTTCTGAGAGGGAACCATCTGCAGTAAAGAAAATTAAAACAGGTCAGTGAGATCATAGTTCTAATTTTGAATCTGTGAAAAATATGAAGTTCACTAAAGAAATATTTTACTATGTTGTATCCAACTAGTTTGTTGATAAATCTGGTTATGTTTCTTCTCTCTCCATTGATGATATTGATGATGAAGAGGATACTCAATTTCATTTTGCAGAAAAATCAGCAAAGAACATCGAGCGCTCCTTTTCCCGTTCACGTTCCCGTTCGAGGCGTGGGAGAGCCTACCTTGATCACCCTCAGATTATAAACATACAGAACTACAGGTTTGTTTCCTTTGATTGATGCCATCAGTTTCCTAGGCTTCACTTCTTAGCATGAGGTTTTCAAGTGTTCTTGTTTTCTCGAGCAGTCTCTTCGTATCGACATGGAACGTGGGAGGAAAAACGCCACGGGGCAATTTGAACTTAGATGATTGGCTACACTCTGCACCTCCTGCTGATATATATGTGCTTGGGTATGATTGATGATTCTAACTTGTGAGGGGGACTTGATGTTATCTGATTTTTAaccatattattttataatttttttgtgttatttttttcaatatgaaTAGATTTCAAGAGATAGTTCCTCTCAATGCTGGTAACATTCTTGGTGCTGAAGATAATGGTCCTGCCAAGAAATGGCTTGCTCTCATTAAGAGAACACTAAACAATGCTCCGGGCACGAGCAGCGGTGGCAGCGGGCGCTGCACTCCATCGCCCGCTCCTGATCCCGTTGCTGAGTGGAATGCTGATTTTGAGGGGTCAAGCAGGCACAAGGCCTCGACTTTCTTCCCCCGTCGATCATTCCAGACGCCGCAATGCTGGAGAATGGAGAATGACATGTCTGCCCCTCAACCTCGCCTTGATCGGAGGTACAGTGTGTGTGATCGAGCAATTTTTGGCCATAGGCCTAGCGACTACGATCCAAGGGGTTATAGGCCGAGTGACTGTTCGTCGAGCCAGAGGGCAAGTGATTACTCTTCTGGTCGGCGTCCGAGTGATTATTCCTCCGGTCCTCGAGCAAGTGACTATTCGTCAAGTAGGAGGCCGAGCGACTACTCGTGGGGCCAGAGGGCGAGTGATTTTTCACGATTGGGTTCGGACGAAGATTATCCGCCTGGAGATTCGCCTAGCACGGTTTTGTATTCACCGATGTCTTACAGTGCGTACGAGCCACCGTCTGAAAACGGGTACTCCGTTCCTGGACACTCGAGATACTCTTTAGTAGCTAGTAAGCAAATGGTTGGCATTTATCTCACTGTTTGGGTTCGGAGCGAGCTGACAGAACACGTCAAGAACATCAAGGTTTCGTGCGTTGGCAGAGGATTGATGGGTTATCTCGGAAACAAGGTATGCATTTACATCAACAAAGCAGTTTTTGTATCGAAACAATCGACTAATAGGTTGAAATATGATACTATTGCAGGGATCCATCTCCATTAGCATGTTGTTGCACCAGACGAGCCTTTGCTTCGTGTGCAGTCACTTGACCTCCGGTCAGAAAGAGGGCGATGAGCTACGAAGAAATTCTGATTTCATGGAGATCTTGAGGAAAACAAGATTCCCTCGAGTCAACGGTGCCAATGAGGAGAAAGCACCCGAGACAATTCTTGAACACGAGTAAGACCCCCTCGGTTCTATACTTGGTGAAACTAGTTCCGGTTTACCTAACAATTGCTGTTTATTGATGCCAAACAATTTTTTGTAGACGAATTATTTGGCTTGGAGATCTGAACTATCGAATAGCATTGCCTTACCGGTCTGCCAAAGCACTTATCGAAATGCAAAATTGGCGAGCGCTATTGGAAAAAGACCAAGTATGAAACTAATGCTCTTAAATCTGTTGAGTTGTATTTGAGAACTCTTTGTTTTGTTATTCTTTGCAAATTGGCCAatacaaatttgaatttatttgtttttgacAGCTGCGGATAGAGCAGAGGCGAGGTCGTGTTTTTGATGGGTGGAGAGAAGGGAAGATATACTTCCCTCCTACTTATAAATACTCACATAACTCAGATAGATATGCTGGAGACGACATGCATCCGAAGGAGAAACGAAGGACACCTGCATGGTACGAGCTAAAGTTTTCTGCGCGTATCTCATATTGAAAATTGTATGAATGCTTATGCAAATGCTTTAATATTTGAAGGTGTGATCGAATCTTGTGGTATGGCGGTGGCCTTCAGCAGTTGTCGTA
It contains:
- the LOC130991438 gene encoding type IV inositol polyphosphate 5-phosphatase 7-like, with translation MKDGNSKKSKLSWSKKLIRKWFNIKSKSEEFQADEAVYAGGDVEWRNSFSEREPSAVKKIKTEKSAKNIERSFSRSRSRSRRGRAYLDHPQIINIQNYSLFVSTWNVGGKTPRGNLNLDDWLHSAPPADIYVLGFQEIVPLNAGNILGAEDNGPAKKWLALIKRTLNNAPGTSSGGSGRCTPSPAPDPVAEWNADFEGSSRHKASTFFPRRSFQTPQCWRMENDMSAPQPRLDRRYSVCDRAIFGHRPSDYDPRGYRPSDCSSSQRASDYSSGRRPSDYSSGPRASDYSSSRRPSDYSWGQRASDFSRLGSDEDYPPGDSPSTVLYSPMSYSAYEPPSENGYSVPGHSRYSLVASKQMVGIYLTVWVRSELTEHVKNIKVSCVGRGLMGYLGNKGSISISMLLHQTSLCFVCSHLTSGQKEGDELRRNSDFMEILRKTRFPRVNGANEEKAPETILEHERIIWLGDLNYRIALPYRSAKALIEMQNWRALLEKDQLRIEQRRGRVFDGWREGKIYFPPTYKYSHNSDRYAGDDMHPKEKRRTPAWCDRILWYGGGLQQLSYARGESKFSDHRPVSSVFWAEIESTPNRLRKSMSCSSSRIEVEELLPYSHGYTELCFF